The nucleotide window ATTTAACTTTGATTTCATCACCAATGTTTAAATTTGAAATAAAATCTTCATTTTGACTACTTGACGTATCTAAAAATTTTAGAGTTCCTTCAACATCTTTAGATAATTTTAAAATTACTTTTTTCTTATCTAAATATTTTATAGTTCCTACAACTATAGAATTTTTTTTGTGTTCTGAAATATAATTATTAAATGGATCTTCTTCTAATTGTTTAATACCTAATGATATACGTTCTCTTTCAGCATCGACTTGTAATACAACAGCAAAAATTTCATCATTTTTTTTATAAGCATTAACAGCCTCTTCTCCAGGTATAATCCAAGAAATATCAGATAAATGTACTAATCCATCAATGCCACCTTTTAATCCAATAAAAATACCAAAATCAGTAATGGATTTTATTTTTCCATTTACTTTAGTTCCTTTAGCATGAGTTTCTGAAAATAATTTCCAAGGATTCTCTTTGCATTGTTTTAATCCTAATGAAATTCTTCTTCTATCTTCATCAATATCTAAAACCATAACTTCCACTGAATCATTAACAGTAACTACTTTAGAAGGATGAATATTTTTATTTGTCCAATCCATTTCTGATACATGTACTAGTCCTTCAACGCCTTCTTGTATTTCTACAAAACAACCATAATCCGTTAAATTAGTGACTTTTCCTATGATTCTGGTTCCTTCTGGATAACGCTTAGCAATTTCTACCCATGGGTCTTTTCCTAATTGTTTTAATCCTAATGAAACACGAGTACGATCACGATCAAACTTAAGTATTTTGACTGTAATTTCATCACCTATTACAACTATTTCACTAGGATGTTTGACTCTTTTCCAAGCCATGTCAGTGATATGTAATAACCCATCAACACCTCCTAAATCAACAAATGCTCCATAATCAGTTAAATTTTTTACTATTCCTTTAACATCCATTCCTTCTTGTAAGTTTTCTAATAAATAATTTCGTTCAGCACTATTTTCTGATTCTATAACTGCTCTACGTGATACTACTACATTATTTCTTTTTTGATCTAATTTAATTACTTTAAAATCTAATTCTTTACCTTCTAAATGGATGGTATCACGTACTGGTCTTACATCTACTAATGATCCTGGTAAAAAGGCACGAATGTCATTAAGTTCAACAGTAAATCCACCTTTAACTTTTCCATTAATAATACCAACTACTGTATCTGATTTAGAATAAGCTTTTTCTAAAATTAACCATGCTTCATGTCTCTTAGCTTTTTCACGAGATAAAATTGTTTCACCAAATCCATCTTCAATTGCATCTAGAGCAACATCTACAGTATCTCCAATTTTTACATCTAATTTACCTTGATTGTTTTTAAATTGTTCAATTGGAATTGCTGATTCAGATTTTAATCCTGCATCAACTATTACTACTTCTTTTTCTATAGAAACTACAATTCCATTAATAATTGAACCTGGTTTAGTTTCAATTTCTTTTAATGATTGTTCAAAAAGTTGTGCAAAGGATTCTGTCATATTAATAATCTTAGAATGTTTTTAAATATTATGTCTTTATTAACATCATGTTAACAAGAATTATTATTAGTTCCAATAGATTATCCATTCTATGGTATGATAAAATTTTTATAATTTATGAAGAAAAATAATTTTTTATATATTTTAAAGATATATTTAAAGTTTCTTTAATTCCTATTTTTGTTGAATTCAACATGATAGCATTTTTAGCTGGTATTAAAGGAGATGATTCTCTTTTACAATCAATATTATCACGGTTTTTCATTTCTAATAAAAGTTGATTAAAATTAACATTAAAGCCAGATTCTTGCAACTCTCTCATTCTTCTTGAAACACGAATTTTTAAGTTTGCATACAAAAAAAATTTTATACATGCATCAGGAAAAACTATAGTACCCATATCACGACCATTAGCAATTAATCCAGGTAATCGTCGAAAACATCTTTGTGTTTTTAAAAGTGTTTTTCGAAGATTAGGGAAAATTGCTAATTGTGCAGCAACATTGCTAACATTGTTAGAAATGATTTCATGAGAAATATTTTTTCCATCGAGAAAAATTAATGTTTTATTATATTTTTGAAGTAAATTAATTTTTAATTTGTTCGCACAAAATATAATATTATTTTCTACAAGTGGAATGTGATTATTTATAACAATCCATGCTAATATTCTATAAATTATTCCAGATTCTAATATATTCCAATTTAATATTTTTGCTATTTTTGTACATAATGTACTTTTTCCTGCAGCACTAGGACCGTCAACTGTAATTACAGGTACAATATTCATTACTATACTCATAATAATTTTATTTAAAAATACAATTTATATTATTTAAATTATTATTTTTCTTATATTTTTATTATTTTTACAATTATTATATATAATATTTTTAAAATACTATATATTAATAATTTGTATTGTTATATAAAAATTAATTAATAATTTGTATTATATGATTTTAATTTTTAGATTTAATAAAAAATTTTATATATCATAAATCTCATTTTTAATAACTAATTTTTTTAAATGTTTCAAAATATTTTGGAAATGTTTTTTTAGTACATTGTGGATTTAAAATAGTGATATCAATATTAGCTAAAGCTAACAATGAAAAACACATAGCAATACGATGATCGTTATAAGTATTAATTGTAGCACTAGAAAATTTTTCAGGAGGTGTAATAGATAAAAAATCCTTGCCTTCTTCTACAATAGCTCCTATTTTTCTTAATTCTGTTGACATGGCTGATAAACGATCTGTTTCTTTCACTCTCCAATTATAAATATTTTGTATTGAAGATTGACCAACAGCAAATAATACGACAATTGCTAATGTCATTGCGACGTCAGGAACATTATTCATATTAATACAAATATTATTTAATCTATTTCTAGCACAAGTAATATAATTATCCCCCCATATAATACTAGCTCCCATTTTTTCTAATATTTTTGCAAAGTAGATATCTCCTTGAATACTATTTTTTCCAACACCATGAACTGTTACTGATCCACCTTTAATAGCTGCTGCAGCTAAGAAATAGGAAGCAGAAGATGCATCACCTTCAATAAAACATTCTCCTTCAGGTGTTCTATATTCCTGATTTCCTTGAATAAAAAAAGATTGATAAGAATTATGTTTTATTTTAATTCCAAATTTTTTCATTAAATTGATTGTTAAATCCACATAAGGTTTGGAAACAAGTTCTCCAATAATAACAATATTTGTATCTAATATTGCTAAAGGAGCTGCTATTAAAATAGCAGTTAAAAATTGGCTTGAAATATCTCCACTTAATTTTATTGATCCACCTATAAAACCACCTTTAATTAAAACAGGAGGATACAATTCTTGACTAGTATATTCTATTATTGCCCCAGATTGTCTTAAAGCTTCTACTAAATGTTGAATTGGGCGTTCTTGCATTCTAGGATCACCAGTTAACACTATATTATTTTTTCTTAATGATAATACTGCTATTAAAGGTCTCATAACAGTACCTGCATTACCTACAAAAATTGATAAATATTTTTTTTGCTCTAATAGATCAATACCTTTTCCATAAATTAAACAAGCTGTGTTTTTTTTAGAAAGAATATATTTTACACCTAATAATTTTAAAGCATTTAACATATATTTTGTATCATCACAATCTAATAAATTATTAATATATGTTTTAGATTTCGATAAAGCTGATAATAATAATACACGATTTGAAATGCTTTTTGAACCTGGTAAATCAATACTACCTTTAATATAATTAATTGGTTTTAAAATTAAAGCATCATTCATAATTTATATCTCTGTTTATATTATTATTAATTTAAATTACAATATGTTAATATATAAAAATATTTATTATTAACCATATCTTTTTTCAAAATAAATCATAAATTTAATTAATGCATATATTCCGTCTATAGGCATAGAATTATAAATTGAAGCTCTGATCCCTCCTAATATTTTATGATTTTTCAAAAATAATAAACCAAAATTGGTTGATTCTGTAAGAAACAAAAGTTCTAATGATGGATCAATAAGTCTAAAAACAATATTCATAATAGATCTATTATCACAATGTATATCATTAATATAAAAATCACTATTGTCTATTAAAGAATATAATAAATATGCTTTTTTTTTGTTAATTTTTTCTATTTCTTTTATTCCTCCATTTTTTTTTAACCATTTAAAGACTAAGCCACATAAATACCAAGAAAAAGTTGGAGGTGTATTGAACATCGAATCATGAGTTAGTAAAATTTTATAATCTAAAATAGAAGGAGTATTTTGCTTTGATTGTTTAATTAAATCTTCTTTAATAATGATTAAAGTAATACCAGATGGACCTATATTTTTTTGAGCACTGGCATAAATTAATGAATAATTTTCTATTTTAATAGATTGAGATAAAATACAAGAAGATAAATCACATATGATATGTTTATTAATAAATTTTGGTTCTTCAGGAATAAATATCCCACTGATGGTTTCATTTTGACAATAATGAATATAATTGGAATTAGGATTTGTTTTCCATTCTTTCATAGGTATAACTATTTTTTTATTATCAATTTTTTTTACAACGTTGATTTTGTTAACTATACAATATTTTTCTGCTTCTTTCGAAGCAGAAGAAGACCAATATCCACTACAAATATAATCTGCAATATCATTTTTATTTAATAAGTTCATTGGAATTACTGAAAATTGACCTCTAGCTCCTCCTTGAGAAAATAATATTTTATAATTTTTCGGAACATTTAATAATATTCTTAAATTTTCTTCTGTTTGTTCTACCATGTTTAAAAAATTTTGACTTCTATGACTGATTTCCATCATAGAATAGGAATAATTATTCCAATTTAAAAAATTATTCTGTGCTTCGATCATTACTTCTTTCGGTAACATTGAAGGACCGGCGCTAAAATTATAAATTTTATTCATTTTTTGACCTATCAATGATCATTATTTTTGTAATCAAGATAATAATTAAACAAATAATTATTAAAAATATAATATTATTAAAAATAATATGCATTAAAAATACAATATATATTACATTAATTAAAAAATAATTATCTATCATTATATAAATAAAACATTAAAATCATTTATTCAATATAATCTAAACCATTCATATATTTTTTTCTTAATATCGTTGGTATTTTTATTTTTCCATCTTTACATTGGTAATTTTCTAATATTGCAGCTAATGTTCTCCCAACTGCTAGACCAGAACCATTAACAGTATGTAATAAAAAATTTTTTTTAAGATTTAAATTCCGATATCTAGCTTTCATTCTTCTTGATTGAAAATCTAACATATTGGAACAAGAAGAAATTTCTCTATATTTATTTTGAGCAGGGAACCAAACTTCTAGATCATATGTTTTAGTTGAAGCAAAACCTAAATCACCACAACATAACAAAATTTTTCTATACGGTAATTCTAATAATCTTAATACTTTTTCTGCATGCAAAGTTAATAGTTCAAGAGTTTTCATAGAATATTCTGGTTTAACAATTTGAACTAATTC belongs to Buchnera aphidicola (Eriosoma grossulariae) and includes:
- the rpsA gene encoding 30S ribosomal protein S1, coding for MTESFAQLFEQSLKEIETKPGSIINGIVVSIEKEVVIVDAGLKSESAIPIEQFKNNQGKLDVKIGDTVDVALDAIEDGFGETILSREKAKRHEAWLILEKAYSKSDTVVGIINGKVKGGFTVELNDIRAFLPGSLVDVRPVRDTIHLEGKELDFKVIKLDQKRNNVVVSRRAVIESENSAERNYLLENLQEGMDVKGIVKNLTDYGAFVDLGGVDGLLHITDMAWKRVKHPSEIVVIGDEITVKILKFDRDRTRVSLGLKQLGKDPWVEIAKRYPEGTRIIGKVTNLTDYGCFVEIQEGVEGLVHVSEMDWTNKNIHPSKVVTVNDSVEVMVLDIDEDRRRISLGLKQCKENPWKLFSETHAKGTKVNGKIKSITDFGIFIGLKGGIDGLVHLSDISWIIPGEEAVNAYKKNDEIFAVVLQVDAERERISLGIKQLEEDPFNNYISEHKKNSIVVGTIKYLDKKKVILKLSKDVEGTLKFLDTSSSQNEDFISNLNIGDEIKVKLHSVDRKKRIMNLSIETKKEIYNQNSLNNEKKELIEKKFSNVMFEAFKAAKNTDE
- the cmk gene encoding (d)CMP kinase, with protein sequence MNIVPVITVDGPSAAGKSTLCTKIAKILNWNILESGIIYRILAWIVINNHIPLVENNIIFCANKLKINLLQKYNKTLIFLDGKNISHEIISNNVSNVAAQLAIFPNLRKTLLKTQRCFRRLPGLIANGRDMGTIVFPDACIKFFLYANLKIRVSRRMRELQESGFNVNFNQLLLEMKNRDNIDCKRESSPLIPAKNAIMLNSTKIGIKETLNISLKYIKNYFSS
- the aroA gene encoding 3-phosphoshikimate 1-carboxyvinyltransferase, translating into MNDALILKPINYIKGSIDLPGSKSISNRVLLLSALSKSKTYINNLLDCDDTKYMLNALKLLGVKYILSKKNTACLIYGKGIDLLEQKKYLSIFVGNAGTVMRPLIAVLSLRKNNIVLTGDPRMQERPIQHLVEALRQSGAIIEYTSQELYPPVLIKGGFIGGSIKLSGDISSQFLTAILIAAPLAILDTNIVIIGELVSKPYVDLTINLMKKFGIKIKHNSYQSFFIQGNQEYRTPEGECFIEGDASSASYFLAAAAIKGGSVTVHGVGKNSIQGDIYFAKILEKMGASIIWGDNYITCARNRLNNICINMNNVPDVAMTLAIVVLFAVGQSSIQNIYNWRVKETDRLSAMSTELRKIGAIVEEGKDFLSITPPEKFSSATINTYNDHRIAMCFSLLALANIDITILNPQCTKKTFPKYFETFKKISY
- the serC gene encoding 3-phosphoserine/phosphohydroxythreonine transaminase is translated as MNKIYNFSAGPSMLPKEVMIEAQNNFLNWNNYSYSMMEISHRSQNFLNMVEQTEENLRILLNVPKNYKILFSQGGARGQFSVIPMNLLNKNDIADYICSGYWSSSASKEAEKYCIVNKINVVKKIDNKKIVIPMKEWKTNPNSNYIHYCQNETISGIFIPEEPKFINKHIICDLSSCILSQSIKIENYSLIYASAQKNIGPSGITLIIIKEDLIKQSKQNTPSILDYKILLTHDSMFNTPPTFSWYLCGLVFKWLKKNGGIKEIEKINKKKAYLLYSLIDNSDFYINDIHCDNRSIMNIVFRLIDPSLELLFLTESTNFGLLFLKNHKILGGIRASIYNSMPIDGIYALIKFMIYFEKRYG